The DNA segment TCAAATGGGCTTCCAAGCCGAGCTGATTGATAAAGTGTGTAATGCCATCTAACGTATTAAGATAACACTGATTGGATAAGAGCCTCATGATATTGGATAACCATTTATTATGAGGCTTTTTTAATTTTAGATTATTGCAAGGACCATCTTATGCCTATTCATCCACGAGCGGGTACTAAAACCTTACCGGAAGATCTCATTAATATTCCTGCTTTAGTAAGCGATTACTTTTTTATTCAACCGGATGCGACTAACAGTGCCCATAAAGTGCAATTTGGTACTTCTGGTCACCGAGGTTGTTCCAGTAAAGCCACATTTAATGAAAATCATATTCTCGCGATTGCTCAAGCGGTGGTGGACGAACGAACCACGACTGGTTTAACCGGGCCGATGTTTGTAGGTAAAGATACTCACGCATTGTCTGAGCCAGCTTGCCGTTCTGTAGTTGAAGTGTTAGTGGCCAATGGCATTGAAGTGATTGTGCAAGAAAACAATGGCTTCACACCAACACCGGGCATTTCGCATGCCATTTTGACTTATAACAAAACGCATCAGGATAAAGCCGATGGTATCGTGATCACACCTTCGCATAATCCACCTCAAGATGGCGGTATTAAATACAACCCAAGCCATGGTGGTCCCGCGGAAGGTGAGATTACTCAGCGCATTGAAGACAAAGCCAATCAATACATTGCGGCCAATCTTGCTGGCGTAAAACGTACGCAAGATACTTCAGTGGTGAAAACAGTGGATTTAGTCCAACCGTATGTTGATGATCTGGTCAATGTTATTGATATGCAAGCGATTCAAAAAGCGACGTTAAAAATTGGTATCGATCCGCTTGGTGGTGCAGGTATTGAATATTGGCGCCGTATTGCCAAAACTTATCAGCTTGATATGACTTTGGTCAGTGAGACCGTTGATCCTTCATTCCAGTTTATGACTTTAGATAAAGATGGTGTGATCCGTATGGATTGCTCATCGCCATACGCGATGGCAAGTCTATTATCTTTGAAA comes from the Vibrio gangliei genome and includes:
- the pgm gene encoding phosphoglucomutase (alpha-D-glucose-1,6-bisphosphate-dependent) codes for the protein MPIHPRAGTKTLPEDLINIPALVSDYFFIQPDATNSAHKVQFGTSGHRGCSSKATFNENHILAIAQAVVDERTTTGLTGPMFVGKDTHALSEPACRSVVEVLVANGIEVIVQENNGFTPTPGISHAILTYNKTHQDKADGIVITPSHNPPQDGGIKYNPSHGGPAEGEITQRIEDKANQYIAANLAGVKRTQDTSVVKTVDLVQPYVDDLVNVIDMQAIQKATLKIGIDPLGGAGIEYWRRIAKTYQLDMTLVSETVDPSFQFMTLDKDGVIRMDCSSPYAMASLLSLKDDYDLAFGNDPDYDRHGIVTPQGLMDPNHYLAVCIDYLFRHRNEWKPDVQVGKTLVSSAIIDRVVADLGRELCEVPVGFKWFVDGLYEGRFGFGGEESAGASFLRKDGTPWSTDKDGIILCLLAAEITAVTGMNPQQYYDKLAARHGASAYNRIQAVANTEQKNILKNMSAEMVSADELAGEKITARLTHAQGNGGAIGGLKVTTENGWFAARPSGTEDIYKIYCESFKGEAHLKQIEQEAQEIVNQVFANAGL